The Nocardioides pantholopis genome window below encodes:
- a CDS encoding FAD-dependent oxidoreductase produces the protein MTRTVVVVGTGGAGLATAIAAAEGGARVELVDKQAAIGGMLHIANGEFSGAGSRRQAERGIEDSPQRHLAEVQRISHGRVDADLAELSVRHQGELVDWLDDLGFEFHPDCPGLIHGHEVYDVPRTYWGVEHGRSVITVLERLLLDQVRAGRIRMHLSTTMTGLRRDGDRVVGVEVERDGEAGVIGGDAVVLATGGYDANLELRNRFLPEHCHSVLVGCLDHATGDGLVLAEQLGAAVSADGIFLPVMGLIPDPERPRHAVDYREAFVEMAPAYRTPHEIWVNKDGRRFVAEDTTSPERRERELLRQPDNTMHVVFDAGVVEHAPVSLIRNPADEWTPERFAAACETSPWVTRGDSLEELAERLGVDAEALGRSVAAYNAGVESGQDELGRTTLPRRLDQAPYYAITTVAASILSRDGLAVDTGMRVLDTDGQPISGLHAVGEVLGNNKFAGDNYVGGMSITPAMTLGRLLGSRLAAAQPETQAESHPVKESR, from the coding sequence GTGACCCGCACCGTCGTGGTCGTCGGCACCGGCGGCGCCGGGCTGGCCACCGCGATCGCCGCGGCCGAGGGCGGGGCGCGCGTCGAGCTCGTCGACAAGCAGGCGGCCATCGGCGGGATGCTGCACATCGCGAACGGGGAGTTCTCCGGTGCCGGCAGCCGCCGCCAGGCCGAGCGCGGCATCGAGGACAGCCCCCAGCGGCACCTCGCGGAGGTCCAGCGGATCTCCCACGGCCGGGTCGACGCCGACCTCGCCGAGCTCTCCGTGCGCCACCAGGGCGAGCTCGTCGACTGGCTCGACGACCTGGGCTTCGAGTTCCACCCCGACTGCCCCGGGCTGATCCACGGCCACGAGGTGTACGACGTGCCGCGCACCTACTGGGGCGTCGAGCACGGCCGCTCGGTGATCACGGTCCTGGAGCGGCTGCTCCTGGACCAGGTGCGCGCCGGCCGGATCCGGATGCACCTGTCCACGACCATGACCGGCCTGCGCCGCGACGGCGACCGGGTCGTCGGCGTCGAGGTGGAGCGGGACGGGGAGGCGGGCGTGATCGGCGGCGACGCCGTCGTGCTCGCGACCGGCGGCTACGACGCCAACCTCGAGCTGCGCAACCGGTTCCTGCCCGAGCACTGCCACTCGGTCCTGGTCGGCTGCCTGGACCACGCGACCGGCGACGGCCTGGTCCTCGCCGAGCAGCTGGGCGCCGCGGTCTCCGCCGACGGCATCTTCCTGCCGGTGATGGGCCTGATCCCGGACCCCGAGCGGCCCCGGCACGCGGTCGACTACCGCGAGGCGTTCGTCGAGATGGCCCCGGCCTACCGGACCCCCCACGAGATCTGGGTCAACAAGGACGGCCGCCGGTTCGTCGCCGAGGACACCACCAGCCCCGAGCGCCGCGAGCGCGAGCTGCTGCGCCAGCCGGACAACACCATGCACGTGGTCTTCGACGCCGGCGTCGTCGAGCACGCCCCGGTCAGCCTGATCCGCAACCCTGCCGACGAGTGGACGCCCGAGCGGTTCGCCGCGGCCTGCGAGACCAGTCCCTGGGTGACTCGCGGCGACTCCCTCGAGGAGCTCGCCGAGCGGCTCGGTGTCGACGCCGAGGCGCTGGGCCGGAGCGTCGCGGCGTACAACGCGGGGGTCGAGAGCGGGCAGGACGAGCTCGGCCGCACCACGTTGCCGCGCCGCCTGGACCAGGCGCCGTACTACGCGATCACGACCGTGGCCGCCTCGATCCTGTCCCGCGACGGCCTGGCCGTGGACACCGGGATGCGGGTCCTCGACACCGACGGGCAGCCCATCTCCGGGCTGCACGCCGTCGGCGAGGTCCTGGGCAACAACAAGTTCGCCGGCGACAACTACGTCGGCGGCATGAGCATCACCCCGGCCATGACCCTGGGCCGGCTGCTCGGCAGCCGGCTCGCCGCCGCCCAGCCCGAGACGCAGGCCGAGTCCCACCCCGTGAAGGAGAGCCGATGA
- a CDS encoding VOC family protein, with product MSLQYLREVVVASADVAASVRFHQEAFGLEVLDRDEQGGVLLGVAGAPAGHLRLVPASTDAATQTMAEPPAVWDLGARLLGIYSHDLDATHAAMARAGGAPRPPVTYPYGAASLSELVGRGVDGTWWTVPLAVPGAHRPSAAYDADAERLHSELHTAVLVVEDHDAAVAFFEAAGLTTLFDGAMTGDPFDQLVGMPLDASLRLAFMVGPRHLPARLEIMSFTGVPTVDRSADAVGIRRLVFVSDDPAGTLETLTGAGAQPVAEGVVRGPVGVEIEVVAEVPA from the coding sequence ATGAGCCTGCAGTACCTCCGCGAGGTCGTGGTCGCCAGTGCCGACGTGGCGGCCTCCGTGCGCTTCCACCAGGAGGCCTTCGGCCTGGAGGTCCTGGACCGCGACGAGCAGGGCGGCGTGCTGCTCGGCGTCGCGGGCGCCCCCGCCGGGCACCTGCGTCTGGTGCCCGCCTCGACCGACGCCGCGACGCAGACCATGGCCGAGCCGCCCGCGGTCTGGGACCTCGGCGCCCGACTGCTGGGCATCTACTCCCACGACCTGGACGCCACCCACGCCGCGATGGCTCGCGCCGGGGGCGCCCCCCGGCCGCCGGTGACCTACCCGTACGGCGCCGCCAGCCTCTCCGAGCTCGTCGGCCGCGGCGTCGACGGCACCTGGTGGACGGTCCCGCTGGCGGTCCCCGGCGCCCACCGGCCGAGCGCGGCGTACGACGCGGACGCCGAGCGGCTGCACTCCGAGCTGCACACGGCAGTCCTGGTGGTCGAGGACCACGACGCGGCCGTCGCGTTCTTCGAGGCGGCCGGGCTGACGACGCTCTTCGACGGCGCCATGACCGGAGACCCGTTCGACCAGCTGGTCGGCATGCCCCTGGACGCCTCGCTGCGCCTGGCCTTCATGGTCGGCCCCCGGCACCTGCCGGCGCGCCTGGAGATCATGTCCTTCACCGGCGTCCCGACCGTGGACCGCAGCGCTGACGCCGTCGGGATCCGGCGCCTGGTCTTCGTCTCCGACGATCCCGCCGGCACCCTCGAGACCCTGACCGGTGCCGGCGCCCAGCCGGTCGCCGAGGGCGTCGTGCGCGGGCCGGTGGGCGTCGAGATCGAGGTCGTCGCCGAGGTTCCGGCGTGA